Part of the Siniperca chuatsi isolate FFG_IHB_CAS linkage group LG6, ASM2008510v1, whole genome shotgun sequence genome, TATGGAACTGTCTCTGCTACCCTGCAAAATAAGCACCAAGTTTACGAGTTGTACAAGTTTGGAGAATAGGTTATGGACATGCAAATGTTCAGTACCAGTGGTCTTCAGACTGTTCAGTATGAAACTTAATTATGATGTCACTAATTACAACACATTCTTACTCATGTGAGAACCAAAAAGCTACCCATTTTGGGTCCAACCCCTCGGAAATACAGAGCTGCCACAATGAGAAAGAATAAgtctataatattatataatatgttGTTGTAACTGAAAAGGTTTCTTGTTATATCTAGAGTATTCTCATTATAAAAAGATGTTGTTATCGCAGTTATAATGAGAGCCAGATTTCAGAAATTACACTGATGGTTGAAGGTTAAGCAGAAGAACAATGACAGAACAAGCTGCCTCAACATAATGCAACATCTTGAATGTCACTTTGATTAAGAGAGATGCTCTCTCTGATACAGGCACAGAGAGGTGAAATCCTTCAAAGCATCCACAAACTAATGACAGCCCTGTGTACACTGCTTAACAAGagcacaattttattttatgttggctCTAAAAGAAAGTGAGACATGAACTTAATTGAAATGCTCAGgctcatgtacagtattttgccAATATAGGAGTGGCAATGGTCCTTTTAACTTTTCTTATGACAGTTTCTCATAAAAAGAGAGTAAGACAttgagaaatgtttctttttataatGAGAAAGTTTTCTGTTTATGACATAAAAAGTTACAAGAAATTGAgattctttttcattttgtaatgAAAACGTTTTTCTCATAACAAAATGCTTTGTCATAATAACAAGGCACTTTTTTATCATGACAAACATAGGAGAACAATGTTTTTCTAACAATGGCAGTTCTGCACTGCCAGACTTACTTATACTGAAGAAATATTTTATCTTGTTGTTGCTCACACTGCCACTGTGGTTAACTTATGGTAACTTATACAGCAGTCAATCAAGATAAATCCTATAAGTTGTATTACAGTAGCTAAGTTGATAAGGCAAAGCATACCATTACAATATCCTACAATAAAGTTTTTgctaatatatacagtattattaatatttactaTTAAGTAGTCTGGATTAactattacatatatatatctataaacTGCTGCAGGACTCATCTAAAACAATGTGTTGATTATACATATAAACAGTGTGCAAATTCATGCAACTGGAAGTTCTAGACGGGTAAAACTCTACTCAAGGTCTGGGTGCTCACAAGATGGGctcatttgtattttgtgatgAAGACCCAAAACCTCTACCATCCCTGTCCCTGAGTGGGGCACGCTGGTGTGCAGAAGGTGCCTCTGTAAATGCTTGATCCAATCCTCCTGGATAGACAGGGGACCCTGGAAGACAAGGTCACAGAATCTGCAGAAATAGGAGGAAAAGCCAGTCACTGTTTCTCCAGTTAATGCACAAACATCTTCCAGTGTGAAATGTAAGCTGATCTTTATtgtactgtttgttttattgtattgcaTGTAATAAGATCTCTCCAGCACCCTGTTACATATTTCATACGTACATGGGTTGGCCTGGGGGGTCAGGTGATGTGCGCtaagttaaaaatgtgtgtagtAAGATATGTATGTTTGTGGGAGGGGACAGCCTTTGCAATTTATAAGTATAAGAGAGTTGATTCTCTCCTGAAGAGTTGGCTAGTGTTGAGGCCTCTGTAAAAAATGTTGGGCTAGTGAAGGCATACCTAGTGTAATACTCTGACAAGGGGTTCATACACCACTGGTATGGCCGCCGCAATATAACCTAAAGAAGGGAAGCTGATGTCCACTGACTACACTGTGTGTTGACAGTATCCCTCCCTTTTCGCTGTTAGGCTGATTCAGAGGTCTCCCAAGCAGCTATAGAATATACACCGCAGTGGTATCTCCCAAGAGAACTGACTACACTCTCAAAGAGTCCTTGCTCTTGTGATATTTGAGATATGACATGCAATGTGGCCCATATTTATGGTGAATATGAGGAGCAAATCTGGAATAGGGTTGACACAATAGCCGTGTCCCTCTCAGAAGAGCAGGATGAGGGGTGAGGGGATGAATGTGGTGGGGTTGTGCATCTCTAAGGTGAGGGCAGGGTTCCGTCAGGGCAACAGGAGGCTGTACCAGAGGAAGCTGATCAGGAAAGGGGAAACAGCCAGTTAAGAGAGGGTTCACTGACAGTAGCTCAGGCCTTGGAGGTGGACCCTACAGTGTGTTGGGCATCTGGCCCTCACAGTTTGATGTGGGGATGGGGGGACAGCCAGTCTCATTTCTTCAGCCCCTTCTCTCAGATGTGGAAACATAGATGCAAAAGGAACTGGACTACCTCTTAAGACTGCCCAAGAAGTCTGTCACTGTTCTCAGGAGGTCTCTGAGGCACTAGTCAGGTGGCAGGTGGAGGAAGACCAAACAGGTCAAGGACTAGGACAGGCCTACTTAGTACTCTGATGACTTGAGGGTCTGcttacaaacaaacaagcaaaccaGTGAGCAGTAAGGGTAGGCAGAGCAGAAAAGCCTGGGGTGCAGTTCTGTCCATACCTGGCCCGGCAAGCCTTGTCATTTTCTCTGAGCCACTCGGCTATCAGATTCAGTTTGCTCATAGACCACCTTTTTCCAGGTCACCAGCAATCTTGGTAGTGACTGATCCAGAGAGCAATGCTTCAATCAGGCAAAAACGTATTCTGTGTTGGAAAAGCAGACCATCATAGAGGTACCACACAGCAAAAGGTAGACTGGGTTGTACTCTTGGTATTCCAGTGAAAGAGGGGAATCTggattttaattactttaaattaCTTAGACAACAGGCCACTGTGTGCATGGTCAGAGGACCAGTGCCGGGATCATCTGTTAGCTCGTAGAACATCTGCAGCACTTAGGTCTGAATCATAAATGTGGACAAGTAGGTGGATCTTAGAGACATTTCATAGTCACCTATGACAAAGTCCATCTACTCACATAGTTGGAGGACTTTTGAGACATGGTGCAGGGAATATCCAGTACTTTATATCCTTAGAGCCCTTGTCATCCTACAGATCCTGCAGGGGTTCTCCCACTTGTGGGAGTGGCAGTGGTGGCTGTGATTAAAGTGAGACAAATGTGGAAATACAAGTTGTCTGAAGGGGACTGCAAACTGGTTTGCCAATTCCTTAAGTGGCTGTTCAGATTTTGCGTCTTTTGCAcacaaattcattattttcaatgGAGACACGTGACAAAGACGAAAGTGCCATCGCGGTGCGCATTTGTCGTGGCACGCGGAAAAATCTCAACTTTTTCTAATGCAGCAAGCATACCGCAGGTCATGCGATATGAATTATCCAATCGGCTCCACAGGACTTGCTTCACCCTTTCAGTCCAAGGACGTCACAAAATCCAGTTGAAAGGTCAGCCAAACTGAAGATGGAAGAGCGGCTGATTATACTCGTTCAGGGATACCCGGAGCTGCTCTCAAGTTCTGACTATTTTGACCCCAACAGAAGGAACAACGCCTGGAGATATATCAGCTCAGAACTTGGGATAACATGAGCATGACGATACGCTGTTGTTATGTTACTAGTTGTAGCGGTTAACGGTtgtgctagctagctaatttaGTTTGTTCAAATGTTTTCGCTAACATTTTCTTGCTAGGCTAAACATTTCCAGTGTCCCGTAAATGTTGTCATTATGCACTTTTCCCTCATTAATAGTAATCAAGAGTAATGTCCTGTCAGTCATTAACTGTATTGTAACAACgatgtacatacagtaactaCTCGTTACTGCATCATATTTACACAGAGGACGAGGCCCGAAAGAAATGGAAGTACTTGAGAGACAAATACATAAAGGAGAGGAAGGCGGACAGGGAAAAGGGAAGTGGCTCTGAGGGAGGAAGTCAAAGGAAATGGAAATTCATGAATGCTCTTGGTTTTCTGGAGCATTTTAAGGAGAGGCCGATTTCATCAAATATGCCCCAGGCCCCAAATCAGCCAGACTCTGAACTTACTGAGGTAGATTTTAAGAATGAAATTATCCACAGATCTAATTTCAATCCATCCCACAAGTTTTTAGGTTGTTGACAATGGTAGATCGAATcacaaatattttgattttaatcaCGATGAGTTTTACAGTTAAGGCAAATGTGAACAGAACTGAGTTACAGTAATACATTTTGCCAACACTCTGCCTTAGTTTCACGGAAAACTGGCATACATATTGCATATTACCTATTTGGCAAGTAAGTATAATTCCACATCCAGTGGAAATCAGCTGTCTCTCCAGCATTCCCTGTTAGGTGGTAGCATGTATTCTCCTACCAGGTTATCCCATATGgcttcacacacattttttaacaatgcCTGCAACTGTGGAGTGACCCACAAGGTAACTGAAGGCGATTGTGTAAAAGGAATCTCCAGTTGCAAGATACCTgtaacaaatatacatatatattgagtttatatatatatatatatatatatatataagaacaTAACATTAGATTTGCCTAGATTTGGCATGTGAGTAACTGTCTGAGGCTAGAGTGTACCAACAAGGATTCATTTAATCCAAAATTATTTATATGTTAAAACAAGTAGCCTACTCATCGCTTGGCATGCAAGTTCAATAATTTTATGGTAAACCATgatttaatctgttttaaaaatgaatcttTAGATTATTGGTTTGTCTACAACTGCTCTTCACTGCTAATTACCTGAGACAAATGCACAGCCATTGCGCCAGAGAGATGGTTTCACAGCagaagctgtgtttttttttgatACTTGGGCCAACTTTTCTGAACCTTTCAGAAGAAATAAGCTTTGAAGCTCCCATCGTCCAGACGAAGCTCCTGGATCAGTTCGTGAAATTCTCCATATTTTTTTCAGGCTTGAAGGATGGGATGCACCCAAACACAgcaaggttttttttcttttccacagaCAAATCGAGCAGCAAAGCTACTGTGAGGGATTCACTTAGTTAAGTTAGTTTAGTCAGTGAGGCTTACTGCTAAATTACCTCAACTATTCCCGCATGAAATGGCCAAATCAACACTGCTGCAGACCGCTTGTGATTTGGACCAGTTTTGGTTGCTTAGTAACGGCAGGTGCAACAGTAGCGCAACCTCCCAAGCACCTTAGATAAAAGGATGAAAGCGCACGACTGGCGTTTTCCACGCGTTTTAGACGCAACATCTGAATGGCCCCTAAGGAAAGTCATAGCTAGTTCCACCGTGGGATTTGAAATTAGTACTCAGGGGGCTGAAGGAGGCCCAATTAAAGACTCTGTAGGTGGACCTGAAGTGGCTGTCAATCAAGACTGCTTTATTTCTGGCACTGGCTTCTGCCAAAAGGGTGAGGGAGATACAAGCTCTCTCTGAAAATTGTGTAAATCTGCCTCCAATCCAGCATTTAGAATGAGAATAGTACACAGTAGGCGTATGTGGATAAGGGTGTGCCACTGCAATCAGGTGTCATGGCAGATTCCACCCAAGGCATGGCAGCATAATGGACACTGTCACAGTGTTCTGCTACCACTTTGTCATGAGACTACTATGAGATACTCGGCGATAGCTATTCTTAAAGATTTTTTGGGTGGTCCCAGATAAGGAATGACAACTGGTCAGTTTTGACTGATGCTAGCCTGGCCAGACTAATTCGCAAATGCGTATTAGTTTGGGACTTCtcaattcatttttgatttccaCGGGGCGTTGTCAGCGGGCACAAATCGAAATCCGTCTggaaagacctacaaccaatcacagcAAGGAAACATGCTGAGCGAAACATGCAAGTTGGACCGGTGCTTGGTCCGTTATCAAGCAGAAAAAATGGCgtcctggtcacaaactttctcaaattacagctaaacagtacactaaaatgtgtttctgaaaatattGGAAATGGGCAATGTAgcaacagaatcttgattcatatttgattagcactgcctagtttgacagttagATCTGAGTTGGATGAGGCTGGTGCATTGTGCTGTATCAACCCATCAGAGCAGTGAAATGTGACGCGTGACTTATACTCTGGACCGCTAACGCTCCTCCgtcagtcatcgtatcaaaacccgccccatattagataaacagCTGTGATTGGCCCAACCGAATCCAGGGGAGAAGGGGCCAGACATAtgtgccagagcaaatgaaacatgagctcggcagatttgtctggttcccaggctaggTTTATGCATCTTCTTATCGCTTTCATTTAGGGCCTACATATGAAATATGTAACTGGGTAGAGAGCGCTCTCACTTCACTCTTCACTAAGAGAACCATGGTTACATATGTAACCTTCCATTCTATGTACCTGCAGGTGAGTGTGTATATCTCAGCATTCAAGGAGGGTAAAATCTTCTTTTTTAACCCAGGCCTTGGTCTTGGCTTCTTCTGTTTATAATCATAgcctaaaaagacaaaacactgcACTGCTTTATCTGGGGGAATGTATTGAGTTATCACTGACAAGAGGCATAAATATATAATCCCAAAGCCAAACTGTTAGTCACTATTGACTATTGATGGTGACTATTCTAGtcaacatccaatttttaaTGAAGACATATGTTGGGGTGACAGACTAATTCATGTAATGTCTACCAATGCAGCAATTATCACAAATATTCCGCTTCTTCTTAATTTGGTTCCACAGACTGAACCACATGATTCCTATGCTTAAACCACAATTTTCATTGCATGGCACaggaaacactgacattttgcaGTAGTATAATATCAGAAACTTACCTGGTCCTTCAAAAATGGCAAtcctcttcctgtgtgcatAGGCTTGAAGATGACCAGGAAGCCTTGGCAAGGTGCTGTTACACTGAATACAAATCTTATTTGGCTCACATTCCCCTGAAAGACAGTACAttaagaaaatgaaattaaactcAAAGAGAATAAGGCAAATGGATCAAAACGTTTAGGTTGAAATTATGTgattacattttccatttatttaatatttaggctttaaaggaaaatttgATTGGatgatgttcattttaatatagtttaGCTGATACTTATGTCTTAAATCAAGGTTTAGTATCATCAGAAgttaagatatatatatatagtatttaaGGAGAAAAGCATTGTAGGATAGTGTTTGAGTTCATGCAGTAATTTTATTATCAAGCAAAACTGTTACTCCCACTGTGCTCTAAAGTCTTCTTCCACCTGGTTTCATTCCAAGCATCTGATTTGCACTCTCCTGTTTGAAAAGTGTTACTGGTGAAGTTTAACACAATCTTGTGTCTTCAGGGGGGCTATTTTCACATACACCACCTCATGAGAGTCACAGAGGATTCATAAActacacaaaaaaatcacagagcTGTTAGTCATATGACAGAAAACTGGCAATGACACTGCTGTGCACCATTGCCTGTTATTAAATATTCAGAACTGCGATGGTTAAGTAGTTCCCAAAAGatctttcaaaattaaaaagaacctgattttacttttcaaagtaattttagctgaaataaaaactaagaacaaaacaagaaaaaacgaTAATACGACAAATTGTAATCTAAATCCGTTTTcaggacaggacacacacagctgaaagCCATCTTTGGGAGTACATTTACAGTTGCCACTGTAACACCATAATAATGGCAAGCActatatcattcattcattcattcagtttctTTAAAAGAGAACTCAACAAAGAGCTATTTGATTTGAAATCTTTACCAACATCTTTCGCAGTACCCGACTGAAAGTTTGATTTGGACAGACATTAAACGTAATTGTGTAAACACGGATGATGTGTTTCCAACTAAACATCAAGAGGATCTCATGATTTTTTAATATGAACTTCAAAAGCATTTTGGTAGAATTCAATCTactgtgttttttccacaaatCAAATGATTGTGAACTATTCTCAATTTGTTTAATTGGCTTCTACCTGCAGTATACAGCTATCTGtaaagaaatactgtaataaaatgtgtaataaaatattgatgAAAATCAGAGGTCTGAACGTTAGTGTCTACACAATAAAGAGTGGTCTTCTCTGCAATCAAACAAAGCTAAAGATGCTCCCCCACTGTTATTAAGGGGAATAAAATATATGGAGTTTGATTCTACCTACACTTATTTTTGCATTGACACTTATTTAATACAGAAATCAGGAACAATTGTATTCATATCCTAAGGGCTCCCATCAACTTTCCCTTTAATTAAATTAACCTGAAATGGTGAAAAGTGTAGTGTGTCATCATGCCATGCTTTGCTTCAGttaaaacccaaaaaacatgcagctttaaaaaaataaaataaaaagagtatAATGAGAGGAAGGGAATGAATGCAGATGTTGAGGGGTGATGTTATATACATATAGAGTGTAACTGGTACAATATTTTGTATTCCTATGCCAAATACCAATGGTAACTATTACTCTACTGATaattaactgaaaaataaagagagCAAGTGACCATAACCAAACCCCAAATCATTAGAGGGATATGGGTCTATTTGCTGAGATGAACTCATGAAAGTGCTGCAATAAAGCAGCCAGTGCAAAATAcatgttttgcacatttttataGGAATAACACATGAATGATCCAAGTCAGTAGTAATTTACTTTAAAGGCAAAGGGTGAGGGGCATGTCTCAAAATGCTTCTTATGTCTTTGGTGTGGTTTTGCCAAATATCTACAAATCAAGTATACTTTACATAAatgctgaccattttccaagCTTCTAAGATGTATTTGCTACTGTACCTCCTCCTGTGAAAATCatcttgcagagacttgaaacttacCATAGATGCTTTGGATGTAATGTAAGttactgtacatgcacagtactattaatgggctaaaacatgcaaaaccacccATACAACCCTTTAAGTAACTGTTCAAACATGAAGACTCCATACCATGAGTCCAGTTTGGTTCCACACTGGTCATCTGTGTCTCCTCCATGTAATCTTTGGTCAAATCACAGAGCTTCCTGGTTGCATAGGCTTCCTGGTTGTTTCTCGCTGTAAGCTCCATACTTTCCTGTCTCATCTTGAGCAGTTCAACTAAGGTGCTTGAGGAGGCCTTAGTGCCTCTTTGTGATTCTACCGGAAGCTTCTTCCTTTCTGATAAGGCCTCTGCCTCCTGTTTTGGTACAAAGCTGTCCAATATGGGATGTGGACTCTTCATCTCATACTGGATTTTCACTGGGATGCCTTTGTGCATCAGGATCAGGCCATTGCTACTGATTAACTTCTGAGAAACAAAGGATCGTGAGGGGATTTGGCTCTCGTTGCGCACCTGGAGGATGTTGCGATGTTCCTTTTTGTCCTGTAGCAGTTCATTTAGGATGCACAGCGGAGACTTACTGGTGCTGGTAACACTTCTACCAATTCGTTTCAGGTGTCCCCTCACATGGTTGGAGAGGCCAGTCTTAGTATCAAAGCAACCCCAGCACAGGGGACATGTGTGCACTCCTTGGGTTTCTGGCTTAACAGCTGTAATATCAGATAAAGTTTGtcataaaaatttaaatgaaagaacaaaaacacaaagttaaTATTTATGATAGTGTAGCCTACTGTTGGGACTGTTTTATAATGTACAAGCCTTCATATACAGTAACTgtatcacatacagtacatacactgtAGATTTAaaggctataatcaatatttgaaaaaaacaaaatcaaatgactTTACAGcgtttcagcttattgtttggTTGTTTTAGCTTTGCTGATTTGATTCACTCTAACTGCTTACACAGGGTTGTTTTTAGCcgcagcaggaagctgttttcagtgaaaaagctctaaaaatggagcgtacactacctgctcagcaccaaacagcagacagacacagttcgAGAttaactggtgaacatagtggagcatttagcagctaaagaaccaaatatttcccccaggagttgctaacaagtttgccatatcaacataaaggtgataataataaaatataataaactgtCGCCCCCAAAAAATGAGGGGTTTAAGTATCATGCATTATATTAGTAAAGAAATTACAGCAGCCATGCAAAATTAACACCTCCACACAGATGtcaatattggacaattctgcaaaacccacGATTTTGTTCAATGACAACGTTTTTTTAATTCTcaccttttaaaatgtctgcacGTAGCAACAGtggtatggttaaggtatggttaggcAACaacagcacttggttaaggttagggaagaTCGTGGTTACAGttaataacaagactaagagtctacagtcatgctagcagctctgtgaggctgaacttagacacagcagtgctttgaccAAAATattaatgtcagcatgctagcatgtgACAATACAATACTAACACAATgtttgtttaccatgttcaccatttagTCTAATGCATTACCATGCAACCTTTTGccaattagcattaaacacaaagtacagctgaggatgatggtaatgtatttagtttttgcaggtatttggtcataaaccaaattcaaattttgacccGATGACGGTGCTGGATGAAAAGTTACGGCATCACCAAAGtattacattcattcattcattctgttgGGAACATAAATGtctggcactagaggaaaagtcatgggatcaccaaagtcaacaggattcatcctctggacacCATGAATatatgtaccaaatttcatggcaatccatccaatatcgTGGAGCTTAAAAATTAATTGCAGTGCTACACGCCCATCCACCTCCCCGGCCTCCAGAAATTTGGATCAAGCGGTTTCTTCTATAACTGAATACCAGATCATTCTAAAACACAGTAGGCTGCCTATTTATATATCCCTATTTATATATCCTTTATTAAAAACCTTTTGTATTGAGTTGTTAGTGTTTAATTGCCTATGACATTAGTTTAACTAATACTTTTAGTTaccttttctcattttcctcaTGCCACAGGGGGTCCTTCTGCGGATTCGGTGCTGATGATCCCACAATGCCACTTGCTCTGGCAAAACCATGTGCCGGGCATTATAGCTCAAGCCAACTCGGTGAAGGTGCCCTCGCACATGATTGGACAGACCTACTCCAGACTCAAACATGGCAGGGCAGTACGGACAGGGCTTGTGTTCTACTTCTGGTGTGGGGAAAACATCAAATCTGTCACAAGGCGTACAAGGCGACTCTGGGGAATcatcacacactgtagtttCGATATACTCCTCCTTGATTACGAGTTGCTCTATGTCACTACAGTCTTCATCTCCATCATCTTCATCCTTGAGTACATGAGAGCTTTGGTCTTTGGCGGAAAACCTCTGCCTCTTTCTGAAATACCTCAGAGCATACGGGTTCTTTTCATTCTCGCTGCTTTCCAAGAAGCTGCCTGTAGCTCCACAGGTGTCATCACTGAAGTTATTGCTGCCCCCACAGCCTCTCTCTAACTCCCTATCTGCAGACTGTTTCTTGAGCCTTCTTGGCGATATATTACCATTCATATTGCCAATAGTATTATGCAAGGGTGTCGACATTTTTCTCATTGATGGAGAATTTTGGTTTGCATGTAAACTCCCGCTTTCTTTGTCGTTTTTGCTACCCTGACAGAACATCTGGTCTAATTTAAGATTTCTGGCTGATAGTAAAAAATCAGAGGTTGCAGGACAGTTTGCCTGCTTAGAGCTGCCAAAAGCCTTGCAGTCATTGTTTTCAGCATCTTCTTCGACACAGGTGAGATCAGTTTCCACATCAAATTTTTCTACTGGTTGTAGCAGTAATTTTCCATGCCTGTCCACCCTCCACAAAGACGGTGAGAGTATGTTTTCGGTGCAGCCGACACGGGACTTAAACTGATGAGAATTTACAGTTTTGTCATTGGACTTTTGAATGTAAATGTCCCCTTTTTTACTGGAACAGTGGGGGAATTGGATTGCTTCTCCAAAAGTCAGACAGTTAGACAGATTTGGTTTAGACCCAGCAATTTTGGGCTGGTCAGCAACCTTTTTACAATGACCACAGTGGGATCGCTGATGCTCTAGCTCATGTCTTTCCAATATAACTTTATCTCTGCTTgtgaaaaaaactattttacgCTGAAACTGAACATGGTCCGCATCGTCTGCTTCATTAGTATGAGTCATTTTCCTGTATTGAGGCTGGTGCGTGTTGAGGTGTGCGACATGTAAGTGTGCTTCAAGTGCCTGCTGTGTCAGTGTAACGTAGTTACACTCCTCACAGAAGTAGTAGTGCTTCAGATTATCATGTGTTTTGGCGTGCTGGACAAAGATTTTAGGACAATTACAACCAAATACACACCGAGGGCACTGTACTGTGGTGCCCCTGTCTTCGAATTCAATGTTTTTAAGACCTTTGATTTCCTCCATAAGTTTTTCCATGTCTTGGTGAATAATGATGTGCCTCATGAGGGAGTTGCTATCACAGAACAAACGCCCACACTCCCTGCATATAAAGGGCTGTGAAACATTCTCACTGTTCACCTGATTATGCTTACCTAAATGATACATCATATGTCTatggaaatgtcttttttcctGGTAATTAATATTGCATATtgtgcatgaaaagaaaagtggaTCTTGTTCAACTTCTTCTGTCTTCAACTGTTCCACTTTTGGACTAAAATTGTCTTCATCTTCAGGGTCATTTTCCTCATTACAGCCTTCCTGTGCTGTGCTATAAATATGGTGCTCAGAGTCTGAAGCTGTGTTCCTAGAAATATCTTTGAATGGCACAAAAGaatatttaatatcagattGTGTACCCAAAGAA contains:
- the znf644b gene encoding zinc finger protein 644 isoform X2; translation: MSDLKPNAQEDKDMESVSDSPGCTQEPLQSHTFSLKNNAAGLSSDEHENPLNGTQPNPFVYSSVPAVPHAGNSLPSGALVNGPGSHPTSEVHCVLNKGTVLSNNVLDAEWQAEKDTSPEVLPPPSELQSDAWKNTAGPVVKTLATQPGVNTPLSHSEENKSKLAYSTLSGDSAEQMHISQALTKQAVKTTSRRDVEWSESSSDDYDDAEVIRWDSARDRRLETKVMHQRDTKHNTHVKSMSGSLEKVNNSLNQTYRRFCFCSGNDVENVDIANKYDSLGTQSDIKYSFVPFKDISRNTASDSEHHIYSTAQEGCNEENDPEDEDNFSPKVEQLKTEEVEQDPLFFSCTICNINYQEKRHFHRHMMYHLGKHNQVNSENVSQPFICRECGRLFCDSNSLMRHIIIHQDMEKLMEEIKGLKNIEFEDRGTTVQCPRCVFGCNCPKIFVQHAKTHDNLKHYYFCEECNYVTLTQQALEAHLHVAHLNTHQPQYRKMTHTNEADDADHVQFQRKIVFFTSRDKVILERHELEHQRSHCGHCKKVADQPKIAGSKPNLSNCLTFGEAIQFPHCSSKKGDIYIQKSNDKTVNSHQFKSRVGCTENILSPSLWRVDRHGKLLLQPVEKFDVETDLTCVEEDAENNDCKAFGSSKQANCPATSDFLLSARNLKLDQMFCQGSKNDKESGSLHANQNSPSMRKMSTPLHNTIGNMNGNISPRRLKKQSADRELERGCGGSNNFSDDTCGATGSFLESSENEKNPYALRYFRKRQRFSAKDQSSHVLKDEDDGDEDCSDIEQLVIKEEYIETTVCDDSPESPCTPCDRFDVFPTPEVEHKPCPYCPAMFESGVGLSNHVRGHLHRVGLSYNARHMVLPEQVALWDHQHRIRRRTPCGMRKMRKAVKPETQGVHTCPLCWGCFDTKTGLSNHVRGHLKRIGRSVTSTSKSPLCILNELLQDKKEHRNILQVRNESQIPSRSFVSQKLISSNGLILMHKGIPVKIQYEMKSPHPILDSFVPKQEAEALSERKKLPVESQRGTKASSSTLVELLKMRQESMELTARNNQEAYATRKLCDLTKDYMEETQMTSVEPNWTHGECEPNKICIQCNSTLPRLPGHLQAYAHRKRIAIFEGPDSVTLSSRVPCLSRRIGSSIYRGTFCTPACPTQGQGW
- the znf644b gene encoding zinc finger protein 644 isoform X1, whose translation is MSDLKPNAQEDKDMESVSDSPGCTQEPLQSHTFSLKNNAAGLSSDEHENPLNGTQPNPFVYSSVPAVPHAGNSLPSGALVNGPGSHPTSEVHCVLNKGTVLSNNVLDAEWQAEKDTSPEVLPPPSELQSDAWKNTAGPVVKTLATQPGVNTPLSHSEENKSKLAYSTLSGDSAEQMHISQALTKQAVKTTSRRDVEWSESSSDDYDDAEVIRWDSARDRRLETKVMHQRDTKHNTHVKSMSGSLEKVNNSLNQTYRRFCFCSGNDVENVDIANKYDSLGTQSDIKYSFVPFKDISRNTASDSEHHIYSTAQEGCNEENDPEDEDNFSPKVEQLKTEEVEQDPLFFSCTICNINYQEKRHFHRHMMYHLGKHNQVNSENVSQPFICRECGRLFCDSNSLMRHIIIHQDMEKLMEEIKGLKNIEFEDRGTTVQCPRCVFGCNCPKIFVQHAKTHDNLKHYYFCEECNYVTLTQQALEAHLHVAHLNTHQPQYRKMTHTNEADDADHVQFQRKIVFFTSRDKVILERHELEHQRSHCGHCKKVADQPKIAGSKPNLSNCLTFGEAIQFPHCSSKKGDIYIQKSNDKTVNSHQFKSRVGCTENILSPSLWRVDRHGKLLLQPVEKFDVETDLTCVEEDAENNDCKAFGSSKQANCPATSDFLLSARNLKLDQMFCQGSKNDKESGSLHANQNSPSMRKMSTPLHNTIGNMNGNISPRRLKKQSADRELERGCGGSNNFSDDTCGATGSFLESSENEKNPYALRYFRKRQRFSAKDQSSHVLKDEDDGDEDCSDIEQLVIKEEYIETTVCDDSPESPCTPCDRFDVFPTPEVEHKPCPYCPAMFESGVGLSNHVRGHLHRVGLSYNARHMVLPEQVALWDHQHRIRRRTPCGMRKMRKAVKPETQGVHTCPLCWGCFDTKTGLSNHVRGHLKRIGRSVTSTSKSPLCILNELLQDKKEHRNILQVRNESQIPSRSFVSQKLISSNGLILMHKGIPVKIQYEMKSPHPILDSFVPKQEAEALSERKKLPVESQRGTKASSSTLVELLKMRQESMELTARNNQEAYATRKLCDLTKDYMEETQMTSVEPNWTHGECEPNKICIQCNSTLPRLPGHLQAYAHRKRIAIFEGPGYDYKQKKPRPRPGLKKKILPSLNAEIYTLTCRFCDLVFQGPLSIQEDWIKHLQRHLLHTSVPHSGTGMVEVLGLHHKIQMSPSCEHPDLE